The following are encoded together in the Oryzias melastigma strain HK-1 linkage group LG17, ASM292280v2, whole genome shotgun sequence genome:
- the col15a1b gene encoding collagen, type XV, alpha 1b isoform X3: MFQGWSAALHLALLFCLAAALKDTGERGSRNFLDLTELVGVPLPPSVSFTTGHEGFPAYNFGPEANIGRLAQTFVPEPFYRDFAIIVTVRPASKRGGVLFAITDAGQKVVELGLELTPVHRGLQSILLYYTDKEGSSHSHKAAAFSVPDMTDQWTRFTVGVENNEVHLFMDCGEAERKTFHRSPEKLTFSQNSGIFVGNAGSTGLEKFEGSIQQLVIRDDPRAAEEQCEDDDPYASGYSSGDDALDDRETEEDSMKKGGRSETTRMENRHPIRAPPTQAPHVDTYFGHVTPAITNEEVLTTARSQAREAGERSRDSHVRVGLKGDRGDPGPPGPPGPPGPLLVLDKNQLESPDLQGPPGIPGARGRDGQKGRKGDKGDMGQKGSQGLSGLNGEDGAKGEKGDPAVGLPGPPGPPGPPGPPRSRSVPYGPDALGSGFEDLDTDNDFIRGPPGPPGPPGPPGPPGQHKGAELSPHHAGPPGRNGLNGEPGPPGRDGTPGLQGAVGEKGDRGLPGLPGPKGECGSVGEIGIPGPQGPTGPQGRRGPPGPPGPPGPSGPPGTKFFVEDMEGSGKSDSLFGAGVRGLQGPPGPPGPPGEDGAPGEPGNSTKGEPGSPGPEGRQGPAGLPGARGPKGDKGSPGSKGDPGADGLSLSGPPGPPGPPGPAVSFQDILLNATEAIFNLSEIRGPPGPMGPEGLPGRAGFPGPRGPKGDKGPDGLQGPSGVKGEKGEPGVTIAADGSILSAPRGPQGPKGPKGDRGSPGPAGLMGPTGPPGPKGGIGLPGRPGRPGILGEKGEKGDSEGLLGPPGPPGPPGPPGLPGRVFGLNGTVFPVRPRPHCKKGRESEILGGSTRLKGEKGDEGAPGEPGTSTPRLPDGITGDKGDQGYKGEKGDPGPPGPPGQPGRSGLVGPKGDSVVGPQGPAGSPGLPGAPGIGRPGPRGSPGPAGPPGPAAAYDSTGISVPGPPGPPGPPGTPGYASPVAIYETVVALTRETHRAAEGTLAYVSERNGELYIRARNGWRKIPLGELIHYGPSSSESSQALSRSGDWSGALRVHSQELQDGTRGYQPSYNVFPQIINSVPGLHLVALNAPLKGDMRGIRGADFQCYQQARSMGHTSTYRAFLSSHLQDLATIVRKADRHDLPVVNLKGEVLFSSWMSIFSGNGGVFEPSASIYSFDGRNVMTDSAWPEKMVWHGSNTVGTRLTTNYCEAWRTADMAVTGQAALLQTGRLLGQHARSCSNHYIVLCIENTYVENTHRRRT; this comes from the exons AGCGAGGATCCAGGAACTTCCTGGACCTGACGGAGTTGGTTGGTGTCCCACTCCCTCCCTCGGTCTCCTTCACCACCGGCCACGAGGGTTTTCCCGCATACAACTTCGGACCCGAAGCCAACATCGGCCGACTGGCTCAAACCTTTGTGCCCGAGCCATTCTACAGAGACTTTGCTATCATAGTGACG GTGCGTCCAGCCAGCAAGAGAGGAGGTGTGCTGTTTGCCATCACGGATGCAGGTCAGAAAGTGGTGGAGCTGGGTTTGGAGCTCACTCCGGTTCATCGGGGCCTCCAGAGCATCCTGCTGTACTACACCGACAAGGAGGGCTCCTCCCACAGTCACAAAGCTGCTGCCTTCAGTGTCCCAGACATGACCGACCAGTGGACACGCTTCACA GTAGGAGTAGAGAATAATGAGGTGCATCTCTTCATGGACTGTGGAGAGGCTGAGAGGAAGACCTTCCACCGGAGCCCAGAAAAACTCACCTTCTCACAGAACTCGGGCATCTTTGTGGGAAATGCAGGAAGCACAGGACTTGAAAAGTTTGAG GGTTCTATTCAGCAGCTGGTGATAAGAGACGACCCTCGAGCAGCTGAGGAGCAGTGTGAAGACGATGATCCCTAt GCGTCAGGATATTCCAGTGGAGACGATGCTTTAGATGACAGAGAAACAGAGGAAGACTCCATGAAGAAGGGAGGAAGATCTGAGACAACAAGg ATGGAAAACAGACATCCTATTCGAGCACCACCAACCCAGGCCCCCCATGTGGATACGTattttggtcatgtgactccaGCAATAACCAATGAGGAGGTGCTGACAACAG CTCGATCTCAGGCGAGAGAAGCAGGAGAACGATCAAGAGAT AGTCATGTCAGAGTGGGGCTAAAAGGAGATCGTGGTGATCCAGGACCACCTGGTCCACCTGGTCCCCCCGGGCCTTTGCTTGTGCTTGACAAGAACCAGCTGGAATCACCTGATCTGCAAGGCCCACCAGGAATCCCTGGAGCGCGAGGACGAGATGGTCAAAAG GGGCGCAAAGGTGATAAAGGGGACATG GGTCAGAAAGGATCTCAGGGGCTTTCAGGTTTGAATGGAGAAGATGGAGCTAAAGGAGAGAAG GGCGATCCAGCAGTTGGTCTACCAGGCCCCCCCGGCCCACCAGGGCCCCCCGGACCTCCCAGATCCCGCAGTGTACCT TACGGACCGGATGCGTTGGGTTCTGGGTTTGAAGACCTGGACACAGATAATGACTTCATCAGG GGACCTCCTGGTCCACCAGGGCCTCCAGGACCTCCTGGTCCCCCTGGACAACATAAAGGAGCAGAATTATCTCCTCACCATGCTGGACCACCTGGGAGAAATGGACTGAACGGAGAGCCG GGTCCTCCAGGAAGAGACGGGACTCCAGGTCTGCAAGGAGCTGTCGGAGAGAAG GGTGACCGAGGGTTGCCTGGACTACCTGGACCAAAG GGGGAATGTGGATCTGTGGGTGAAATAGGAATTCCGGGGCCACAAGGACCAACTGGTCCTCAAGGAAGGAGGGGTCCTCCAGGTCCACCGGGACCCCCTGGCCCATCCGGACCTCCAGGAACCAAATTCTTTGTAGAG GATATGGAAGGATCTGGAAAAAGTGACTCACTTTTTGGAGCGGGAGTCAGAGGGCTTCAG GGTCCTCCAGGCCCACCTGGACCACCG GGAGAGGATGGAGCCCCAGGAGAGCCAGGAAACTCCACCAAA GGTGAACCAGGCAGTCCAGGACCAGAGGGCCGCCAGGGTCCCGCTGGCCTACCAGGCGCCAGA GGACCCAAAGGAGACAAAGGAAGTCCAGGCAGCAAG GGCGATCCAGGGGCCGATGGACTCAGTCTATCAGGGCCACCGGGGCCTCCCGGACCTCCTGGACCAGCTGTTAGTTTTCAGGAT ATACTGCTGAACGCTACAGAAGCTATCTTTAACCTCTCAGAGATCAGAGGACCTCCAGGGCCAATG GGCCCTGAAGGTCTGCCTGGCAGAGCTGGATTTCCA ggCCCTCGAGGACCAAAGGGAGACAAAGGTCCTGATGGTCTCCAGGGTCCCTCAGGGGTCAAG GGAGAAAAAGGAGAGCCAGGAGTGACCATAGCTGCAGATGGATCTATTCTATCTGCACCCAGAGGCCCTCAGGGGCCAAAAGGCCCAAAG GGTGATCGCGGTTCACCAGGACCTGCTGGACTCATG GGACCAACTGGACCTCCTGGTCCAAAAGGAGGAATTGGCCTTCCTGGGCGTCCA GGTCGACCCGGTATACTTGGGGAAAAAGGTGAAAAAGGTGATTCTGAAGGACTTCTG GGACCCCCTGGCCCTCCAGGACCACCCGGACCTCCTGGACTTCCAGGCAGAGTTTTTGGGCTCAATGGG ACCGTGTTCCCGGTGCGCCCCAGACCGCACTGCAAAAAGGGACGA GAGTCAGAGATATTGGGAGGTTCAACGAGACTGAAAGGAGAGAAAGGAGATGAAGGAGCGCCCGGTGAGCCGGGGACGTCCA CCCCCAGATTACCTGATGGAATCACG GGAGACAAGGGGGATCAAGGGTATAAAGGTGAGAAGGGTGACCCGGGTCCTCCTGGTCCTCCAGGGCAACCAGGAAGGTCAGGACTTGTG GGTCCAAAAGGGGACTCTGTTGTTGGACCTCAAGGCCCAGCAGGTTCCCCTGGTTTGCCTGGAGCTCCTGGGATTGGACGACCTGGACCACGAGGTTCTCCTGGCCCTGCAGGGCCTCCAGGTCCAGCAGCTGCCTATGACTCAA CTGGCATCAGTGTCCCAGGCCCTCCTGGTCCCCCCGGTCCACCAGGAACTCCGGGTTACGCCAGCCCG GTGGCAATCTATGAGACAGTCGTTGCTCTCACCAGAGAGACCCACCGCGCCGCAGAGGGAACCTTGGCGTACGTGTCTGAGAGGAACGGCGAGCTGTACATCAGAGCACGCAACGGCTGGCGCAAGATCCCG CTGGGAGAGCTGATCCACTATGGACCCTCGTCATCAGAGTCGTCTCAGGCCCTCAGCAGATCTGGAGATTGGAGTGGAGCTCTCAGGGTCCACAGCCAG GAGCTGCAGGATGGCACCAGAGGATATCAGCCCAGCTACAATGTCTTCCCACAGATTATCAACTCTGTTCCTGGG CTTCACCTGGTAGCCCTGAACGCTCCCCTTAAAGGGGACATGCGCGGCATTCGCGGGGCAGACTTCCAGTGCTACCAGCAGGCGCGCTCCATGGGGCACACCTCCACCTACAGAGCCTTCCTGTCCTCACACCTCCAGGATCTGGCAACCATTGTGAGGAAGGCAGACCGCCACGATCTACCCGTGGTCAACCTGAAG GGGGAAGTGTTGTTCAGCAGCTGGATGTCAATCTTCTCTGGCAACGGGGGTGTCTTTGAGCCATCCGCGTCCATCTACTCATTCGATGGACGTAATGTGATGACTGACTCAGCATG GCCAGAGAAGATGGTGTGGCACGGCTCCAACACCGTAGGCACTCGTCTGACCACCAACTACTGCGAGGCGTGGAGGACGGCCGACATGGCGGTGACGGGCcaggctgctctgctgcagacgGGTCGACTGCTGGGGCAGCACGCCCGCTCCTGCTCCAACCACTACATCGTGCTGTGCATAGAGAACACATACGTGGAGAACACACATCGAAGGAGGACCTGa
- the col15a1b gene encoding collagen, type XV, alpha 1b isoform X1 — protein sequence MGFFYVSLSLLFLTHSPAGAQWWSLLWANPKTTTVPPAAVTLKSITSPELSGTQTAASERLRKENKEAEGVAADTQVKVSVLDAVARSSEGLVSGDKSAQLRMLHVEDVPGGGSKPRHYTKPLKYWKGERGSRNFLDLTELVGVPLPPSVSFTTGHEGFPAYNFGPEANIGRLAQTFVPEPFYRDFAIIVTVRPASKRGGVLFAITDAGQKVVELGLELTPVHRGLQSILLYYTDKEGSSHSHKAAAFSVPDMTDQWTRFTVGVENNEVHLFMDCGEAERKTFHRSPEKLTFSQNSGIFVGNAGSTGLEKFEGSIQQLVIRDDPRAAEEQCEDDDPYASGYSSGDDALDDRETEEDSMKKGGRSETTRMENRHPIRAPPTQAPHVDTYFGHVTPAITNEEVLTTARSQAREAGERSRDSHVRVGLKGDRGDPGPPGPPGPPGPLLVLDKNQLESPDLQGPPGIPGARGRDGQKGRKGDKGDMGQKGSQGLSGLNGEDGAKGEKGDPAVGLPGPPGPPGPPGPPRSRSVPYGPDALGSGFEDLDTDNDFIRGPPGPPGPPGPPGPPGQHKGAELSPHHAGPPGRNGLNGEPGPPGRDGTPGLQGAVGEKGDRGLPGLPGPKGECGSVGEIGIPGPQGPTGPQGRRGPPGPPGPPGPSGPPGTKFFVEDMEGSGKSDSLFGAGVRGLQGPPGPPGPPGEDGAPGEPGNSTKGEPGSPGPEGRQGPAGLPGARGPKGDKGSPGSKGDPGADGLSLSGPPGPPGPPGPAVSFQDILLNATEAIFNLSEIRGPPGPMGPEGLPGRAGFPGPRGPKGDKGPDGLQGPSGVKGEKGEPGVTIAADGSILSAPRGPQGPKGPKGDRGSPGPAGLMGPTGPPGPKGGIGLPGRPGRPGILGEKGEKGDSEGLLGPPGPPGPPGPPGLPGRVFGLNGTVFPVRPRPHCKKGRESEILGGSTRLKGEKGDEGAPGEPGTSTPRLPDGITGDKGDQGYKGEKGDPGPPGPPGQPGRSGLVGPKGDSVVGPQGPAGSPGLPGAPGIGRPGPRGSPGPAGPPGPAAAYDSTGISVPGPPGPPGPPGTPGYASPVAIYETVVALTRETHRAAEGTLAYVSERNGELYIRARNGWRKIPLGELIHYGPSSSESSQALSRSGDWSGALRVHSQELQDGTRGYQPSYNVFPQIINSVPGLHLVALNAPLKGDMRGIRGADFQCYQQARSMGHTSTYRAFLSSHLQDLATIVRKADRHDLPVVNLKGEVLFSSWMSIFSGNGGVFEPSASIYSFDGRNVMTDSAWPEKMVWHGSNTVGTRLTTNYCEAWRTADMAVTGQAALLQTGRLLGQHARSCSNHYIVLCIENTYVENTHRRRT from the exons AGCGAGGATCCAGGAACTTCCTGGACCTGACGGAGTTGGTTGGTGTCCCACTCCCTCCCTCGGTCTCCTTCACCACCGGCCACGAGGGTTTTCCCGCATACAACTTCGGACCCGAAGCCAACATCGGCCGACTGGCTCAAACCTTTGTGCCCGAGCCATTCTACAGAGACTTTGCTATCATAGTGACG GTGCGTCCAGCCAGCAAGAGAGGAGGTGTGCTGTTTGCCATCACGGATGCAGGTCAGAAAGTGGTGGAGCTGGGTTTGGAGCTCACTCCGGTTCATCGGGGCCTCCAGAGCATCCTGCTGTACTACACCGACAAGGAGGGCTCCTCCCACAGTCACAAAGCTGCTGCCTTCAGTGTCCCAGACATGACCGACCAGTGGACACGCTTCACA GTAGGAGTAGAGAATAATGAGGTGCATCTCTTCATGGACTGTGGAGAGGCTGAGAGGAAGACCTTCCACCGGAGCCCAGAAAAACTCACCTTCTCACAGAACTCGGGCATCTTTGTGGGAAATGCAGGAAGCACAGGACTTGAAAAGTTTGAG GGTTCTATTCAGCAGCTGGTGATAAGAGACGACCCTCGAGCAGCTGAGGAGCAGTGTGAAGACGATGATCCCTAt GCGTCAGGATATTCCAGTGGAGACGATGCTTTAGATGACAGAGAAACAGAGGAAGACTCCATGAAGAAGGGAGGAAGATCTGAGACAACAAGg ATGGAAAACAGACATCCTATTCGAGCACCACCAACCCAGGCCCCCCATGTGGATACGTattttggtcatgtgactccaGCAATAACCAATGAGGAGGTGCTGACAACAG CTCGATCTCAGGCGAGAGAAGCAGGAGAACGATCAAGAGAT AGTCATGTCAGAGTGGGGCTAAAAGGAGATCGTGGTGATCCAGGACCACCTGGTCCACCTGGTCCCCCCGGGCCTTTGCTTGTGCTTGACAAGAACCAGCTGGAATCACCTGATCTGCAAGGCCCACCAGGAATCCCTGGAGCGCGAGGACGAGATGGTCAAAAG GGGCGCAAAGGTGATAAAGGGGACATG GGTCAGAAAGGATCTCAGGGGCTTTCAGGTTTGAATGGAGAAGATGGAGCTAAAGGAGAGAAG GGCGATCCAGCAGTTGGTCTACCAGGCCCCCCCGGCCCACCAGGGCCCCCCGGACCTCCCAGATCCCGCAGTGTACCT TACGGACCGGATGCGTTGGGTTCTGGGTTTGAAGACCTGGACACAGATAATGACTTCATCAGG GGACCTCCTGGTCCACCAGGGCCTCCAGGACCTCCTGGTCCCCCTGGACAACATAAAGGAGCAGAATTATCTCCTCACCATGCTGGACCACCTGGGAGAAATGGACTGAACGGAGAGCCG GGTCCTCCAGGAAGAGACGGGACTCCAGGTCTGCAAGGAGCTGTCGGAGAGAAG GGTGACCGAGGGTTGCCTGGACTACCTGGACCAAAG GGGGAATGTGGATCTGTGGGTGAAATAGGAATTCCGGGGCCACAAGGACCAACTGGTCCTCAAGGAAGGAGGGGTCCTCCAGGTCCACCGGGACCCCCTGGCCCATCCGGACCTCCAGGAACCAAATTCTTTGTAGAG GATATGGAAGGATCTGGAAAAAGTGACTCACTTTTTGGAGCGGGAGTCAGAGGGCTTCAG GGTCCTCCAGGCCCACCTGGACCACCG GGAGAGGATGGAGCCCCAGGAGAGCCAGGAAACTCCACCAAA GGTGAACCAGGCAGTCCAGGACCAGAGGGCCGCCAGGGTCCCGCTGGCCTACCAGGCGCCAGA GGACCCAAAGGAGACAAAGGAAGTCCAGGCAGCAAG GGCGATCCAGGGGCCGATGGACTCAGTCTATCAGGGCCACCGGGGCCTCCCGGACCTCCTGGACCAGCTGTTAGTTTTCAGGAT ATACTGCTGAACGCTACAGAAGCTATCTTTAACCTCTCAGAGATCAGAGGACCTCCAGGGCCAATG GGCCCTGAAGGTCTGCCTGGCAGAGCTGGATTTCCA ggCCCTCGAGGACCAAAGGGAGACAAAGGTCCTGATGGTCTCCAGGGTCCCTCAGGGGTCAAG GGAGAAAAAGGAGAGCCAGGAGTGACCATAGCTGCAGATGGATCTATTCTATCTGCACCCAGAGGCCCTCAGGGGCCAAAAGGCCCAAAG GGTGATCGCGGTTCACCAGGACCTGCTGGACTCATG GGACCAACTGGACCTCCTGGTCCAAAAGGAGGAATTGGCCTTCCTGGGCGTCCA GGTCGACCCGGTATACTTGGGGAAAAAGGTGAAAAAGGTGATTCTGAAGGACTTCTG GGACCCCCTGGCCCTCCAGGACCACCCGGACCTCCTGGACTTCCAGGCAGAGTTTTTGGGCTCAATGGG ACCGTGTTCCCGGTGCGCCCCAGACCGCACTGCAAAAAGGGACGA GAGTCAGAGATATTGGGAGGTTCAACGAGACTGAAAGGAGAGAAAGGAGATGAAGGAGCGCCCGGTGAGCCGGGGACGTCCA CCCCCAGATTACCTGATGGAATCACG GGAGACAAGGGGGATCAAGGGTATAAAGGTGAGAAGGGTGACCCGGGTCCTCCTGGTCCTCCAGGGCAACCAGGAAGGTCAGGACTTGTG GGTCCAAAAGGGGACTCTGTTGTTGGACCTCAAGGCCCAGCAGGTTCCCCTGGTTTGCCTGGAGCTCCTGGGATTGGACGACCTGGACCACGAGGTTCTCCTGGCCCTGCAGGGCCTCCAGGTCCAGCAGCTGCCTATGACTCAA CTGGCATCAGTGTCCCAGGCCCTCCTGGTCCCCCCGGTCCACCAGGAACTCCGGGTTACGCCAGCCCG GTGGCAATCTATGAGACAGTCGTTGCTCTCACCAGAGAGACCCACCGCGCCGCAGAGGGAACCTTGGCGTACGTGTCTGAGAGGAACGGCGAGCTGTACATCAGAGCACGCAACGGCTGGCGCAAGATCCCG CTGGGAGAGCTGATCCACTATGGACCCTCGTCATCAGAGTCGTCTCAGGCCCTCAGCAGATCTGGAGATTGGAGTGGAGCTCTCAGGGTCCACAGCCAG GAGCTGCAGGATGGCACCAGAGGATATCAGCCCAGCTACAATGTCTTCCCACAGATTATCAACTCTGTTCCTGGG CTTCACCTGGTAGCCCTGAACGCTCCCCTTAAAGGGGACATGCGCGGCATTCGCGGGGCAGACTTCCAGTGCTACCAGCAGGCGCGCTCCATGGGGCACACCTCCACCTACAGAGCCTTCCTGTCCTCACACCTCCAGGATCTGGCAACCATTGTGAGGAAGGCAGACCGCCACGATCTACCCGTGGTCAACCTGAAG GGGGAAGTGTTGTTCAGCAGCTGGATGTCAATCTTCTCTGGCAACGGGGGTGTCTTTGAGCCATCCGCGTCCATCTACTCATTCGATGGACGTAATGTGATGACTGACTCAGCATG GCCAGAGAAGATGGTGTGGCACGGCTCCAACACCGTAGGCACTCGTCTGACCACCAACTACTGCGAGGCGTGGAGGACGGCCGACATGGCGGTGACGGGCcaggctgctctgctgcagacgGGTCGACTGCTGGGGCAGCACGCCCGCTCCTGCTCCAACCACTACATCGTGCTGTGCATAGAGAACACATACGTGGAGAACACACATCGAAGGAGGACCTGa